CTTAAAATGATTTTAAAAACTTTGAATTGATCGGCCAACTGCAATGTTTTTCGCTCTAATATTTTATCTATTGATCCATGTGTTGTATTGTAAGGTTAGCTGTGTTTTGTTCACTTCTTTTTTTAACTCTTACTACTATTTGATGTTACTTTGTTCATCTGTATTACCAACTTAACAAGATAAAATGTTGGAGTAAACAAATTGTACAATTGTAGTTTTTAGGCCAGAGATTATATGTGTGTCGTCAACTATATATGTTTCCATCTGATTGAAAGAACTTCTCAATTGTATTTCCCCCAATATCGCATCTAAAGTCATCATTTGTTATTAACACTTCCAATGAGAAATGGTACTTCTTATCTGTAACAACAACAATTTCagctatttcttttttcttttcttttttgtggaAAAAATTCAGTCAATTTCACCACGATACCCTATAGGACTGGACACTGGTTAACAACCCCGTCGTTTTCCAGCTTTCATTGCCAGATTCTCCAAGTCTTCATCCATTAAAATTTTAGTTAGGGGCTGGTCCCGATTGTGAGAGCTTGGTTAAGGGCTGGTCATGTGCCTGGCTTGCTGTTCTTTAAGTTCATGTACATATGTGTTTGTAACTCTCTTTTCTTCTAATGGAATGTGCAGTGCTCCTGCTGCTCATtcttgaaaagaaaagaaatatagTTACCTCCACATTTTTCGCTGAACTCCATTTGGAAGTTCACACATCATTATCTCCATGATATTATGAGAAATGTGTGGGCTGTCAGATTTAGGACAGGGACATTCTGTTTGTTTTTCATCGATTTTTGGTAAACTCTGCCGAAAAAAAGGTCATGGTCCTTCACCTGTTTCTCGTTGCCTTCCAAGTTCCTCAGGGGGTAGTTTTCTTTTATGCATGTTGACCCACTTTACAGTCGTACAAATGTGTGGGCTGTCAGATTTAGGAGAGGGACACTTGATCCAGGTTCCACTCTACACAGTTTCATTCATAGGGACAAGGGTGAAAATTTGTGCCGTAATTTGGTGGTACATAATTACATGTTGTTTTGCTGTTCCAAGTTAAAAGAAGTGACTGCTCCTCCATTGTTCTGTAGGCATTGTCATGTGACGTTTCTGAGATTGCCTCAATACACTTCAGGAGATAATTTGTAAATGGTATCTGCAGGTATTCGAGAAGGTTAGCCGGCAAGCTGGGCCTACGTCGAAGAGGATCTGCCTGCGGAGGACGCTAACGGGTCCTTGGTAAGCTGAAGACCTGTAACTAGAACAAACTACTTTCGACGTGCGCGGTTTATATACATATAGTAGGTGAATTTCAGAATCGCCCAGGAGTTGCGCCTGTAGAGCAGCCACTGATCCGATGCTCGAGAGTTCAGACTCCTAGGCCAGTAGACTGCTGGCGATCTTATAGGTTCTAGCTGTTCCATGTCAGTAGAGAGCGTTTGTATGTAAGATCTGTTTAACCATGTGGTGTTGTTAGACTACCATTGGAACTACATTTCTATCTATTCTCTTTTGAGGGCTCATTGCAACAACCATGTTAAGAGATGAGTTTGTATTCTTCATAAAACGACGTCCGGTCGGCTTGTAAAGCGGAACTATTTGCGCATCTGTAGATGATTTTCCTCCGTTTTCTGAGAGTGAAACTGAACTGAACTACTTTGCAGAGTATAAAGAACATGTGTGTCTGATGGGCAAATCAGACATAGCAAAGCTTCTTGTAGTATCTGGTAAGCACAAACCGAACCATGCCCTCTGTAACTAAATAGTTCTCTTCAGCTACAATTACTATTTAGGTACAGAGAAAATAGTTTGTAAGTATCAGTCTTGGGATTCGAGTACTCGGTGTCAGTGGCTGCTGTAGGCTGTATATTTcttttctggctccattgccAGTGCCATGTCAACGGAGCCATGTATGTAAGCTTTGTACACATAAACCATGGCGCTTGGCCATGTTGGGACCAGAACAAAAACCCCATGTATATCCAGAAACCTTCCGGATCAatcatgttttttttcttttttcttttttagtaTCGGATCAATCACGTAAATTACCTAACTTTTCTGGAGCTTCATTCATACGGGGTGAACGTGGGTAGGCCGGAGCCAGGATCGTTGGGAGCATATTCCCACCTGCTTCCGGCCATGGCAAAGCACCGACGCGACGCGCCGGTGGTTGGCCAGGGACGTGACACGGAGGCGTGCCGCCTGCCCTCGTGGCCATCCTAATCACGATAATAATACAGTACGTAAACCAGAAACTCGCTGTCCGGACACGTGCAGGGGTGCGGCATCCCATGTTCGCCGCTCCCGTCAGATCGGACCGGCACGTGCGTCAGCTCGGAATCATCGGCCCATCATCGGCTATAGCAGGGCTGAACTACCTGACGAAGACAGCAGCAGGCCAAACCTCAAAagtaaatttaaaaaaaaaaaaaagggagaCGGCAGCAGGCTGCCAGACAGTACTGGGAGCAAACTGCAGGTGTACCGTGCGCCGGTGCAGGGGAATTTCGCCGGGCAGTTATGGGTTTGTTCCGTTGCCATTTCAAATCAAAAGGGACGCCGTTATTAGGGTTGGTCGTGGTACGGTGCCGCCGGGAGAAGTAAAACCACGATGGCCGTGTCACCGTGCCGCCGTGCGGTGCGCCTGGCTGTACCCTCCCTGCTGACACGAACGTCCCAGCCTCCGCCGTTGCAGCGCTGCAGCTCGTGGGCGCAACGGTTCTGCCTCTGCCGTCGCACTACAGCTTCACGGTTCTGCGAGGGGCGCGATCTGGGGGTGCATTTGTGCAGTGAGCGTGTACAAACCGGACCCCGTTTCCCCTTCCTTCCCTGTACCCCCGGGCGAACAGCCCATACACCGTGAAGTCTCATGTCAACCGAGCCCGTCCGATCCGGATCCGTCGACTGGGAGCTTGCCACATGCACGGACGAGGAGGAGAGAACCCTCCTAATCTCGTGGTCCGCCTTTCCCTGAAGGCTACCGAAGAGCCAGATGTTGTAGCTGTGGAGGCGCAGCGGAGGTCGTGGGACGGCGTGACCGCCGCGAAACGAAGAAGGTGTGTCGCGCATCGGCAACAAACGACGAGGATGCGCGTGCGGCGTGCCAAGGTCTTGGCAAAGCGGCAATCCCGGGCAGGGGCGGAGCCATGCTGACATTGAGCCCCGGGCCTGCTTCATAGCTATAACATTCAATAGTGTAAAACGGTGTAAAAATGCTACAGTTAAtgaaggaaaaaaaatcatcacGCCCCGGGTCCAGGCACCCCCCGCCTGGGTCCTGTCTCCGCCACTGAGCCCGGGTCACCCTTGCTCTCGTGGTGGAGCGAATCCCAGTAGGTTGTGCCCTCGACGGTGTTTCCTCCAAAGAGGTGGATATGAACATGTTTGGTGTCGCGTCGACGCATTAGCTCTGGCGCCGAGCAAATCCGCCTCGATCCTTATTGCGCCTTTGGCTGCTAGTATCGTGCCCAAGAGGACAATGTTAAGGGTTAGAATAAGGGAAAGGGCAAGCGTGGTTGAATTTCCTCTATAGACCTATGAAGTAGAACATGTTATTTTTTGGTAATCTGATGACACATATAATGAACTCCTCTATACTACTCactccatttcaaaatataagacattttaggtatttcactaaaagactacatacggagcaaaataaatgaatctatactctaaaatatgtctatgtacatccgtatgtagtttatagtacaatctctaaaaggtcttatatttaggaacggagggagtatgtcctAATTTGATATGTCATGTATGAACAGCGTCCTATGTCCTCTATGAACTACAAAAGTACGTGTGTTGATCCATGTCGCATGCTTGTGTATGATTCGAGGATCTGGATACCACGAGGACGGCTACCCGGACAAATATGGGATGGCCGGGTCCAATGCGCGCATGCGTCCGGACGTGTCCTCTGCACATAGAGGGGCAGATTTGTCCACACGGATCGTGGATTACTGGATTCTACCAGGTAGAATGGCGCGGGACTGATTGAGAGAAGAGATGGGGGTGGTGGGCTGGTGGTACTGACAGCTACTGTGGACAGCTCGCCGTGCCGAAACGACGACAGGGAGGGACAGCCAACGAAACCTGCTCTTCACGTATCTCGTTTCCACCCGTTCCCATACGCGGACGGACCACAGCCTGTCCTGTCATTCGCGAGAAAAGGAATTTTCTCTGCAGGCAGGCGCAGAGGGGCGGACGCCCAGCAAATAATTCCCTTCACCACTGCAGAAAGGATGGCACAGTATCTACGGTgtcgtcatcctcctcctcgaATCTCGACCTAGAACCCCGCAGCCGATAAACCTGGATCACGAATTACACCAAAaaaaatctactccctccgtaccaaaattcttgtcttagctttgtctagaaatggacgtatttaattattaaaattttactagatacattcatatctaaacaaatctaagacaagaattttgggacggagggagtacgtgaTCAGCTGCTTGGTCGTCGGATGAGGTGAAGGATCGGGATCGGTGATCTGCTTCAGATTGTTGGTGCTTCATCGGGTGGCCATTGGCACGAGCGAGGATTGATTGTTTGATTGGGTGAGCAAACCCAGTGACACCATCCGTCGGTCATCGATTATtttgcagcagcaacaagcaacagCAACTGCTACCACCACCAGCCAACAGTATATTATTATTCCGGAACGCAAATTAAAAATCAATCTACTACCTCATGTACAGTCATGTCGAAATTATCACGAAATCAGGGGAGGTGACTAGTAACGGAAGCAATGCGACGACGGAAGATCAGGGGGAGGAGAAACTAGGTAATAACAGAGGTAATAACGCGGATTACGGAGTATGGTTCTCGAATTGCTCAACGATAAACATGTGACACAAAGGTTGattagtagtagcagcagggcTAAGCTAGCTGGTCCAAGATGCGGGAGGAGCAGATGTGGAAGGCGGCTGGCCGATCGTCCGACGACACTATTGGTAGATTCTCTTCTCGTTTGCTTGCTCATCAATCATTGGTTGCTTCTTCGATCTCGAGGCAGGGAGGGATGGATGGATTATTCTTTTTCTTGTGCGTTGTTGTTCCTTGTCCCTCCTCTGAATTCGGTATGGCATCCACGTTCCACGGGATGTTCGTTCAGCCATGGCTGGTCTGTTCAGGAGCGGCTGCGCATGGACAGCGCCACCACCTGCGCCCACTGCTTCAGCCTCATCTTGACCGTCTCCGGCGGGTCATCTGCAGGGAAGGAAGTACCGCCGTCGAGAAGTCAGATCAAAACTCTAACCGCGCCTGGCCGGCGGATCAGCAATCGCGTTTGGTTGGAGAGGAACAAATCAATTCTTTCGAAATTCGGAGGCTTGTTCGTGCAATGAACAGATCGCATGGAGCTGATGGAGAGGGAATAATAATGCGCGTGCTCACCTGGAGAGAGTATTGAGAGGGGGCTCCCGATGGGCGACGGCTCCGAGGCCTCCGAGGAGGCGCCGCAGGAGCACTGGCTGGCCGCGCAGCCGGCCTTGGCGTTGGCGTTGGCGTTGGCGTTGACGGCGTAGAGGAGGTCGAGCGCCGGGAGCGTCTCGACGAGGCGGCTCCTCCCGGCGTCGCAGGCGGCGCAGCGCTGCGAGGGCGGGTCGAACCGGAAGCCCAGATCGAGGGAGCCGCGCAGCTCGTCGAGCTGGTCGTCGGTGACGCTCTGCGCGCGCTGCAGCGGCGAGCGGCGGCCCCTGCCCAGTATCCCGCGCCGGCGCCGCTCCCACGCCTCGTCCCGCTCGATGTCGGGCGACCACGAGTTCTGCTTCTGCAGCCCCATGGCCCCCGCCGCGCCCCTCATCCTCCCGCCGCCGCCCATCAGGTGCGGCTGGAACCCCTGCTTCCCCTCCTCCATggcttccgccgccgccgccggcctcctcctcctccgctcggGGGATTTGGATGGAGGCGAGGACTgctggctcctcctcctcctccgcggtggagTAATTTATCTCTCTCCGCCTGcctgccgccgccttcttctttcttcttctatttccTTAGCGGATCGGATGCTTGCGTGCGGGCTAGCGGGCGAGACTGACGTCTGCCGACGTCGGGCTGCTTTATACTACTACGCTCGTGGATGGATGGCATGCGTAGCCCTGGCGGACGGATCCAACGGTGGGATTTGTTCCAACTGCTAGGCCGGGGCTCATTATTGGGCATTGATTCCGGGTCACGGGGAACGTGGGCCGGGGGGAATTCGTTCCTCAACTGACCGAAAAAACCCGGACGTATGCAAATTTAACTCCTTGCAGTACAAGTGTTTTGCGCtagtactactcctactactgctGTGCGGCTGTTTGAATCGCAGCTGGATTCGGATCCCCCCTGAACCCTCGCGTGCGGCGGGTAATACGTAAAGTAGTAAAACGGAAGGATTCTTCCGTGTTTCGCTTTCACGTCTGCTTGCTAGAATTCCGTCGTGTGTGCCGTGGTGCACAAAATGTGTGGGGAAGTTTCCGTGTCGTCGTGGATGGAGGAATTGGCTCGTAAATTTCTCGGGAATAAACTAGTTGGTGAGTGCATCACACGGACGTAACCACCGGCCGTCCGGCCGGTCCAGGCGGTCCAGGTGATGGTGCGTCACAGTGGAGCGGGTGGAAGGGCGCCTGTTTGTTTGCGACGACCGACTTGATTACCACCAAACCGGTGGGATTATGTCAGGCCGGTGGGATTTGCTTGCTTGCGCGCAAGCAAAGATTTTTGTAAACTTTGCAAACCGTCCACATGCATGCATGTGGTAGAACCTTCCGGAAAACCCTTGCGGTCCTCGACATGCATGGAGAACCTTCCGAAAAAAGTTTGCGAGGTCCAACTTTGATTATACGTATTTCTTTTCATTCTGTTTGGATTGACCATACTGTACTGCTCGGTCGAGGGAATCGGCCGGGATATTTTTCCGTCTGGTCGCCTACATTCTCTCCTGGATTCGTGTCGCGCGGATCGCGCTGATTTAGGGTGGTCTGTCTGGTGGTATTACGATCTGTAGATACGGTTCACGATTTGCTTTGCCCTAATGCGTGCGTGCCAAACTTGTAAGTTTTTTTTTTACATCAGCTTGTGACCCCAAACAAATCATCTTCTTTTGTGACAGAGATCTTATCGCTACGATTTTTGAAAGAACGATCTTGATGCATGCTCGACGTGCGTGGAGAATCTTCCGGACCCAACTTCGGTTCAGTCTAGATTCTCGCGGACAGTGCTGCAACGTGGGATCAAAATTGTTTATGTGAAAGGATCTTTACTGGTGTCTCTGGTAAGATTCTTTTTGTTACTACCTCCATTTTTAGTTAAAACTGTCATTTCCCAACCAACTGttatttcaaaaacaaaaaattcgAAGAATTTCCTAACCAGCTAATACATGCCATCGCTTGCAATCTCTCGTGGATACGTAGCTTGCGAATCGCGGTAATCAACAGGCCCGTGAATACGATTTTGTGTTGATGACCAATGATTTCCGCCGACGATGGATCGCATTCGCGCGTGCGTCTCAAACGTAGTACTCCTAAACCTTAAGTCTTAAGACATATTCCTACGTACTCTTAAGTCTTATAGTAGATTTATTTACACAGCACTTAAGTCTTAAGACATACTCCTACGTACTCTTTAGTCCAATTTTCAAGGACAACTTGTGCTGGCACTTGAAACGATGGATCGCTTGCCCGACACTGCCTCTGCCTGTTCCGGGCTCTATACCTAATTAGAAGGTGTACACGCAAGCTGCCAGAGCCAGAAACGGAAATAAAGCGTGCAAAATATGCACTGGCCTGTCGCCGTGCAGTGTCCGGGCGAATCAAGCTTGCCCGTGAATAGATTGGTCGGGAAACCAAGTCCGTGGCGTGCCTTGGAGCTTTGGAcgatgccatgccatgccataaATTGCACGCGATGCCTGTCTTGGCTTCGATTTCTTTCTTGGGTAGGGTTCTAGTGCAATATACTAATTCTATGCGTGACATCTTACAATTGGTATGAAGAGATTCGTGGCTTGGGATTTTTGTTGTGTGCAGGAAAACAACAGGAGATCAGTTTCGTGTTTGAAACGGGCCCTCTGCTCGGGGAAATCATTTATATTTATGACCGTAATTTACTTGCGCTCCGCCACGATTCAAGCAAGATGCGTGATAAACTGTGACACCGAAGATCATTAGGACTAGTTTTTGTTTGGTAAAATGGCAATGCTTACACGGCTCAATCGCTCCGCCATTAGCCGGCTTCATTTGATTCGATTTTATACAGCCAAAATATCCTCATTTGATTCGTTTTTTACAGCAGAAAGATCTTCGTTTGATACTGCTAGTATCTAAATGGCATGCAATATTGCCTAACCATACGAGTAGTATGTGACATCGTAGACATCTTCCAACAACCGGTATATACAAGGTTAACTAGTGCAATAATTGAGCATGCAACTTGTTTCTTGGTCATCCGTCGATCGTCTCATTGGCCGAGCCTTGGGCTTTGAGAACGATGGATGACCTCATGTTGCAATATCATACCACCTTTGATAATAGCAAGTTGGGAGTATTAGACTCTGAGGAATATCCCACGGCATTGGCAGGTCAAGATACGCATATGCTCTTATCATATTTTTGCCGGCGAGAAGCACTTGCGTCTAGCTCAACCACCAAATTATTTTACTAGTACTTCTTTTGTCTAGTACACCCtccataaactaatataagatcaTTTAGAACAGAAAAATACAAAGGAGAACCTTGGTACCCGTGCATCTTATATGCAAAAAAAAGTAGTTTAAAAAAGTTCAAAATATTCTAAATCTTTTTGGTATCAAACATCATCAAGTATTGTAGTCGTATAAAAAAATTTGATAGAAAATGACTTTGGTTGCATCGTGAGTCGAAGATTCGGCAAATAACGCTATATACAAGTACTATACACGTTATAGTGTCGTCATAAACTAGTTTTTTTTTTGCCCTCAAATCACTACAAATCATTTCTTGTCCAAACTTTATATACGAGTACAatacttgaccatgtttgatacCAAAAAATATATGGAAATTTTTTAACTTTTTTGAAAAACAATTGGGCACATATAGGGTGTACGGTACCTGAAAGCACCGAGTTCCCGTCCATTTAAAACACTGTTTCAATATTATAAatacttttatattagtttacagaaggAGTACATGGTATATTAGTATCATCATTTTCTTGCGGCTTGAATTTATACAGTTTCCATTGTGAATTATGTAGAGTACTCTGCTACTAACTGAAAATTAACAGATCAGGACGGCCCGTTAAGTAGGCATGTCTTTTTCTAGGATAGTACTTCGGATCTTTAATTTCATTTGTTTCAGACAAAAGATAATTTTATTACTCGGCTTCGGAAAGCCAGCAGTTATACAAGACAAGAACGGAAGCAAAAGGCACTTGGAAAGACAACTTTTGCCAAAAGTCTAACAACCCCCTCAAGTTCAAAAAGATAGGATGTCGTGTTTAAGCCAATTGAGCACTAGCGTGTCTTCAGCTAACTACTCCATCTGTTCACTTTTATAGCACATTTAGACAAACTTCGGATAGGGTCTAAAACGGTTCGGTGGCAGCTGTTTAAAACGTCTTCGAAAAAGAATGAGGGCGCGCTTGGTATGTCTGTATTCTAATACATATGTATCTAACTTACCGGTGTAAATTATTGGGTCAGAACAATTTTTAGTCAGAAACCAAAACGATGAGGGAAGGTTTATATTTTTTACAAATGTATTTAGCAGGAAAACTACAATCCAAACAGGGCCTGGAGGGAGTAACTAGCAAGACTTTTACGAGTAAATCGAGAAAATGGCAAACTGTATCACTAGAAATAACAGTTTCCACTGAATCTGCACCGAAATGACAACATATGTCCATGAAAGAAGACAAATGTACTCAGAATACTACAGCACAACAAACCGATGTCGTTTGTACAGTTGCTCCTAGACTTTGACCAGGATGGAACTGACCCGGAAAATGCGCCCTTTTTCCTCAACGGCCAAGGTTGTAGGTACGTAGCTCGGCATCCCACGGAGGCCGATTTCTCACCATTTTGGCATAGTTTAGCCGATCTGATTCCATTCgttttttttttgaatctaaCCTTTTTTTCTATCCTCATTCGTTTTAAGGGTAGGCATACACATCCTCTGCGATGGTAGAGGGCAGATCAACGCAGACGGTGTCATCGGGTCAGCGGGTCAAACGACGCCGTTTGCATTGTTCCGACACTTATCCTCATAGAAAATGATGGTAGTGTATGTATGCCTATCGTTATAGTGAGTGGtgatggaaaaaaaaatcagatctgattttctttttgcaaacgaATCATATCGGGCTAAAGTTAGTAAAAATGATCAAAACCGTGAATTTGGACTCCCATGTAAGTCTCGCTGTGCCTAACTATAACATGACCAATGATACCTCTAAAAGCAACTCCAATCGGATGACCTAAACGGACGCGTGGTTtatctgttttttttcttttggatcaGCATGTCCGCCTCGGTTTTTGTTTGGGTCAAAAATGCGTCCAACGCGTTGATCTTTTTTTTGTCCGCGCGACCGACTGACAGACTTTTTTAATCGTTTTATTACATATGTATAAAATTTGACAGTAGATAGTTCAATGAAAATATAAATATTGCATAATTCAAAAACCACATAAAATATATGCTCTCATTGTTTAGAAGTCAAATAAACATTAAATTATCTCAAATACATTTGAAAGAAAAGTGGTCGATCATCTATTGGTTTTCAACATAAACCTATATATgttcaaccaaatcattttgcacgcgcatgtgagtttctcaatcaCGTATGTGATGATGAAACTCGATGAGAGGTACAAACGTTGACGCTCCTTTATGCTCAGGCACAACATTGTTACCCTGAAACTCAAACTTTTGATCATGAAGACGTTCTGACCGCTCATCCTCTactatcatgttgtgcatgatcacacaaacaGTCATCACCTTCCAAAACTTTTAGGTGCTTCAAGTTCTTGCAGAATACCAAACAgtgccccatcgagattgcagaacaccaaaagcacaCTCAACATCCTTCCTatcactctcttgctcttgggaaaatctctttctcttctcatctacatggctggggattGTCTTGAGAAGAGTAGTCCACTTTGGACAGATAACGCCAGCTAGATAGTATCCATTGTTGTAGTGGTGGCCATTGATCTCAACATTGACCTCTGGGCAATTGCCTTGTGCCATCCTAGCAAACACTGGAGAGCGCTGAAGCGCATTGCTATCGTTGTGCGATCTGACCATGTCGAAGAAAGAGTGCCAAATCCAGAGATCTTGTGAAGCAACAACCTCAAGTATGACAATGCAAGCACGAACATGGCCCTTATACTGCCCGTGCCGAACAGAAGGGCATTTTCTCCACTTCTAATGCATACAATTTATGCTACCAAGCATCTCCGGGAACCCCCTATTGGCATTCATGACCAACAACGGTGATGTATCGGCAATAGTTGGCTCTCTCAAGTACACTGGCCCAAACACAACTATGACAGCCCTGCACAACCTATACATGGACTCAAGACATGTGGACGCACTCATCCGACAGCTATgactccgtatgcaagcatcctaatggcaggtgtgcatttctgataagaggagaAGCCAATCTTTCCAAGGGCATCGGCCTTGCACTCGAAATAGTTATCGTGCCCAACCACCCGTCCCGAATATGGTTGAACGCATGCCTAGCCATACGGAAACGGTGCCGGAACATGTGATATCTGAAGAGCGTGTTCTGGTTCTCGAAGTAGTCGTTCCGAAGTAGGAAATGGCCACTCCTCGTTG
This genomic stretch from Hordeum vulgare subsp. vulgare chromosome 6H, MorexV3_pseudomolecules_assembly, whole genome shotgun sequence harbors:
- the LOC123401321 gene encoding uncharacterized protein LOC123401321, with amino-acid sequence MEEGKQGFQPHLMGGGGRMRGAAGAMGLQKQNSWSPDIERDEAWERRRRGILGRGRRSPLQRAQSVTDDQLDELRGSLDLGFRFDPPSQRCAACDAGRSRLVETLPALDLLYAVNANANANAKAGCAASQCSCGASSEASEPSPIGSPLSILSPDDPPETVKMRLKQWAQVVALSMRSRS